The genomic window CGTCGGCCTGCAGGACGTCCTGCTCGAACGTTGCGGAGGTCGTCGCCTTGGCAGTCATTGCATTTCTCCTTAGTGAAAGCGTCAATTGATGAAAACGCCGGTGAACCGGGTTTTGTTCCTCAGACGACCGCGGCGTCGGGGAGGCCCTCGATGGGGCTCTCGGCGACAGCGGGCTCGCCGGCCTCGCCGCGGGCGGCGAGGAAGTGCTCCACGTCGAGGGCGGCGACGGTTCCACTGCCCGCGGCCGTGATGGCCTGGCGGTAGGTGGGGTCGATGACGTCACCGGCGGCGAAGACACCCTCCACCGACGTGCGCGACGAACGGCCGTCGACCCAGATGGTGCCCTGGTCGGTCAGCTGCAGCTTGTCGTGGACGAGGTGCGTGCGGGGGTCGTTGCCGATCGCCACGAACAGACCGTCCAGCGGCAGTTCACGCGTCGAGTCGTCGACCGTGGAGCGCAGGCGTACACCGTTCACGGCCTCGTCTCCGAGGATCTCGTCGACGGCGCTGTTCCAGATGAACTCGATCTTCGGGTTCGCGAAGGCGCGCTCCTGCATGATCTTCGACGCGCGGAGCGAGTCCTTGCGGTGGATGATGTAGACCTTCGACGCGAACTTGGTGAGGAAGTTCGCCTCTTCCATCGCGGAGTCGCCGCCGCCGACCACGGCGATCGTGCGGTCGCGGAAGAAGAAGCCGTCGCACGTCGCGCACCACGAGACACCGCGGCCGGACAGGCGCTCCTCGCCCTCGAGACCGAGCTTGCGGTAGGCGGAACCGGTCGCGTAGATGACCGAGACGGCCTCTTCGACCTTCCCGCTTCCGAGCGTGACCTTCTTGACGGGACCGTCGAGCTCCAGCGACACGACGTCGTCGTAGAGCACCTGGGCGCCGAAGCGCTCGGCCTGGGCCTGCATCTTGGCCATGAGGTCGGGCCCCTGGATGCCGTCGGGGAACCCGGGGAAGTTCTCGACCTCGGTCGTGTTCATGAGGTCGCCGCCGGCTTCGACGGAGCTCGCGACGACGAGGGGCTCGAGGTTGGCTCGGGCAGCGTAGATGGCGGCCGTGTATCCGGCCGGGCCCGATCCGATGATGATGACGTGACGCACGTTTGCGCCTCCCTCTCGTTGATTCCGTCGGATGAAACCCATGGTAGCCGCGGGGTATTCCACGGCCACGGGGGCTAGCGCTGGGGGAGGAACCGCCGGCCGAGCGCGAGCGCCGGGGCGAGTTCGGGAGTGCGGAACAGGGCCAGGATGCCGATGTACACGGCGAGGACGACCAGGCCCAGCACCGCGGCACCGGCGATCCCGGCCGCGACGCTGCTCGTCATCCATCCTTCGGGGCCGCCCAGCAGGATCAGGACGCCCCACCCGGCCGCGGCGGCGGGGATCGCGGCGAGGGCGAAACGTCCGAGTGCCGACAGCCAGGAGCCCGTGCCGATGCCGGAGAGGCGGCGGCGCAGCAGCACCGTCGCCACGACCACCTGCACGATGCTCGCGAACGACTGGGTCAGGGCGACGCCGGCGGCCAGGTCGGACCGATCGACGAACGCGCCGGCCGCGATGGCCCCTCCTGCGACGAGCGCGCACTGCAGCAGAGTGAAGAAGAAGGGGGTGCGAGTGTCGTTGTAGGCGTAGAAGGTGCGCTGGATGACGAAGAGCACGGCGAGGGGCACGAGGCAGACCAGGAAGCACCACAGGACGGGAGCGGCGGCGAGGGCCTGCTCCGATCCGTTCGTGAAGATCCGGCTGGCGGGGACGGCGGCCACGGCGAGGGCGGCGGTGGCCGCGACGATGAAGAACCCCAGGGTGCGGATGCTGCGAGCGATGTCGGCTCGTACCTCGTCGTCGCGTCCCGCGGCGGCGTGCTCGCTGAGCTGCGTGAAGTAGGGCGTTCCGATCGACAGCACGATGATCGAGTACGGCAGCATGAACAGCAGCCAGGCGTTCTGCGAGGCGAAGATCGCGGGATCGTTGCCGGAGGCGCCCGAGAGCACGTTCGACTGCACGATTCCGGCGAGCTGGCCGGCGACGACCATCAGGAAGGTCCAGCCCGCGAGGCGGCTGATGTGTCGGAGCCCCACGCCTCGCCACTGGAAGTCGGGACGCAGGGTCAGTCCCGCGCGGCGCCAGAAGAACATCAGCACCGCCGTCTGCACGACGATACCGCCGGTCGCGGTGGCGGCGAGAACGGCGATCATCGAGGGCGACCACGCGTCGACGCGCACCTGCTGTCCCCCGAAGAGCAGGATGAACGCACCGAAGCCCGCGATCGACACGATGTTGTTGACGATCGGCGCCCACGTGTACGGACCGAAGACGCGACGGGCGTTGAGGATCTCGCCGAGCAGAGCGTAGAGACCGTAGAAGAAGATCTGCGGCAGGCACCAGTAGGCGAATGCGGTGGAGAGGGCCAGCTGATCGTCG from Microbacterium testaceum includes these protein-coding regions:
- the trxB gene encoding thioredoxin-disulfide reductase, with the translated sequence MRHVIIIGSGPAGYTAAIYAARANLEPLVVASSVEAGGDLMNTTEVENFPGFPDGIQGPDLMAKMQAQAERFGAQVLYDDVVSLELDGPVKKVTLGSGKVEEAVSVIYATGSAYRKLGLEGEERLSGRGVSWCATCDGFFFRDRTIAVVGGGDSAMEEANFLTKFASKVYIIHRKDSLRASKIMQERAFANPKIEFIWNSAVDEILGDEAVNGVRLRSTVDDSTRELPLDGLFVAIGNDPRTHLVHDKLQLTDQGTIWVDGRSSRTSVEGVFAAGDVIDPTYRQAITAAGSGTVAALDVEHFLAARGEAGEPAVAESPIEGLPDAAVV
- the murJ gene encoding murein biosynthesis integral membrane protein MurJ, giving the protein MSSIGRASVLIGAGTIVSRVSGVLRTIVLVAAIGSISSAGDAFAVANQLPNNIYAIISTGLLTAVVVPQIVKAAAHADGGQAFISKLFTLGTVGLLGATALAMIAAPLLVHVYAGKFTDDQLALSTAFAYWCLPQIFFYGLYALLGEILNARRVFGPYTWAPIVNNIVSIAGFGAFILLFGGQQVRVDAWSPSMIAVLAATATGGIVVQTAVLMFFWRRAGLTLRPDFQWRGVGLRHISRLAGWTFLMVVAGQLAGIVQSNVLSGASGNDPAIFASQNAWLLFMLPYSIIVLSIGTPYFTQLSEHAAAGRDDEVRADIARSIRTLGFFIVAATAALAVAAVPASRIFTNGSEQALAAAPVLWCFLVCLVPLAVLFVIQRTFYAYNDTRTPFFFTLLQCALVAGGAIAAGAFVDRSDLAAGVALTQSFASIVQVVVATVLLRRRLSGIGTGSWLSALGRFALAAIPAAAAGWGVLILLGGPEGWMTSSVAAGIAGAAVLGLVVLAVYIGILALFRTPELAPALALGRRFLPQR